A single genomic interval of Camelina sativa cultivar DH55 chromosome 11, Cs, whole genome shotgun sequence harbors:
- the LOC104726363 gene encoding DNA-directed RNA polymerase subunit 5-like protein 1: MSDSDDEITRIFKVRRTVLQMLRDRGYTIEDSDLNLKREEFVQRFCKTTNKVNKEALFVAANKGPNPADKIYVFYPEGPKVGVPIIKKEVALKMRDDKVPRGIIVVPMAITGPARLAVLELNKILTIEVFEEAELVTNITEHKLINKYYVLDDQAKKELLKKYTVQDTQLPRILITDPLARYYGLKRGQVVKIKRSDVTSLDYYTYRYAV; the protein is encoded by the exons ATGTCTGACTCAGATGATGAGATCACGAGGATTTTCAAGGTGCGTCGAACGGTGCTTCAGATGCTGAGGGATCGGGGTTACACTATAGAAGATTCTGATCTGAACTTGAAAAGAGAAGAGTTTGTTCAAAGGTTTTGTAAAACTACAAACAAAGTCAATAAGGAAGCTCTTTTCGTCGCAGCCAATAAGGGGCCAAATCCAGCCGACAAG ATTTACGTTTTCTACCCAGAAGGTCCTAAGGTGGGAGTCCCAATAATTAAAAAGGAAGTGGCACTAAAGATGAGAGACGATAAAGTTCCTCGAGGGATCATAGTTGTTCCAATGGCCATAACTGGTCCCGCAAGATTGGCTGTATTAGAGCTTAACAAGATTCTAACAATTGAAGTCTTTGAGGAAGCCGAATTGGTGACTAACATCACTGAGCATAAACTCATCAACAAGTACTATGTACTCGACGATCAAGCCAAGAAGGAACTACTCAAAAAATATACAGTGCAAGACACACAGTTGCCTCGCATCCTCATCACTGATCCTCTTGCCAGATACTATGGACTTAAGCGAGGACAAGTTGTCAAGATCAAACGAAGCGATGTTACTTCTTTGGACTATTATACCTACCGATATGCTGTTTGA